GAAGCCGAAGGCGTACATGGCCTTGTTGTAGCCGGTGTTGAAGGCCAGGCCCTGGCCTCCGACGACGTCGGTCAGCTTCTTTCCGTCCAGCGGGGCGACAACGGCCGCGCCGATGTCGTAGTTGATGTCCTCACTGGCCGTCCACTGCGGCGTGGAGAGGGTCTTGGACGCGGCCCAGGTGCCGTACGGGCGCTGCCCGTCGTGGTAGCCGGGCACGAACACCCAGTTGGTGTGCCAGGCGCCCTCCATCTTCACGCAGTGGCCCGCGGTGATCACAGTGCTCTTGTTGGCGCTGGTGACGGCGTTGCCGGAGCAGGAGGCCGTACGGCCCTGGTAGGTGAAGAACACCCGCCCCGCGGTCTTGGTCACCGCTCCGCCCCCGGTCCAGGGACCGCCACCGTTCGGGATCGCCAGAGGTCCCGCGTCGGCGGCGGGCGTGCTGGGTGCCACGACGGTCGCCTTGCCTTTACGGGGTGCCGATGCCCGCACGTCGGAACGGTCGACGGACAGCACGTCCAGCGGGGTGGCCGCGCGCATCCGCTGCGGGGTCCAGAAGGCGAGGGCGCGTTCCTGCGCCGAGGGCACCACCGCTCCGGGGTCGGGCGCGGCGCTCGCCGGGGTGGCGGTGACGCCGGTCGCCAGCAGTGCGGCGACGCCGGCGAGTGAGCCGAGCACGGTGCGGCGAACACGGGCGCCGCCACCGGAGGAGCGAAGGCTACGAGGTGTGCCTGTCACGCGGTCTCCTTCTGCTGTGGGGCCGGGTGGCGGGGGCGTCCACCCGGTCAGGAAGGGGTGTCACTGCGAACCAGAGGGCAGCGTGCCACCGGGAGACCGATTTGGACAGGTGCATGCCACGGAGATGACCGAAACCCCACACATTCCCCTCGCCGGGGACACGGGCGCATCAGGGACACGGGTACGTCGCGGACACCGGCCCATCAGAGACACGGGCGCATCGGGGACAAGGGGGCATCAGGGACAAGGGCGGGCACAAAAGAACCCGGCCTCCACCGGGTCTGTGGTGGAGGCCGGGGCCGGAAGAGCGGGGCCCTGGGTGTCAGAGGGGGTGGGGCCGGTGCCGCCGGGCCGGATGCGGCCGCGCCAGGCGCCGGACTCGGCTCCGCGCTCCTCGATGTACTGCTTGAAGCGCTTCATGTCACCCTTGACCCGCCGGTCGATCGTGCCGAGCATGTCCCCGGCCTTCTCCACGGCTCCGCTGGGCTCGATGTCCAGCACGAGCTCCACGCGGGTGTGGGTGTCGTCGACGCGCTCGAAGCGGACCGAGCCCTTCTGGTTGGTGTCTCCGCTGGTCGTGCGCCAGGTGACACGCTCGTCGGGCAGCTGGTCGACGATCTCGGTGTCGAACTCGCGCCGTACTCCGCCGATCTTGGTGGTCCAGTGGTTGTGACGGTCGTCGAGCTGCCTTACCTCCTCGACGCCCTCCATGAAGTTCGGGAACTCCTCGAACTGGGTCCACTGGTTGTAGGCGGTGTGGAGCGGGACGTCGACTTCCACGGTTTCCTTGACGGTGCTCATCTGTATGCCTCCGTTTTCCTGATCGACTGCTGGAGGCCCATCGGCCCACACACAGGTCCGGGCCCGTGGCGGGACGAGTACCCGGGATCTTGCGGTTGCCACACGGTTCCCTGCGGTCAGGGAAAGGGGATCAGTGCTGTCCGGGAAAGGGAACGGAAC
The genomic region above belongs to Streptomyces coeruleorubidus and contains:
- a CDS encoding trypsin-like serine peptidase; its protein translation is MTGTPRSLRSSGGGARVRRTVLGSLAGVAALLATGVTATPASAAPDPGAVVPSAQERALAFWTPQRMRAATPLDVLSVDRSDVRASAPRKGKATVVAPSTPAADAGPLAIPNGGGPWTGGGAVTKTAGRVFFTYQGRTASCSGNAVTSANKSTVITAGHCVKMEGAWHTNWVFVPGYHDGQRPYGTWAASKTLSTPQWTASEDINYDIGAAVVAPLDGKKLTDVVGGQGLAFNTGYNKAMYAFGFPAAAPYDGEKFIYCSGTTYRDFLLSSDHGMTCNMTGGSSGGPWFTQFDEATGAGLQSSVNSFKYNFLPNAMYGPYFGADAQNLYRSAQSS